Proteins encoded within one genomic window of Rhododendron vialii isolate Sample 1 chromosome 1a, ASM3025357v1:
- the LOC131324005 gene encoding uncharacterized protein LOC131324005: MDKSWMKLGSTAHGRTSQLYFDGVNSFLEYAAAVGDRQGNILCPCRKCVNCRRQNLQEVHLHLFQYGIVQSYTTWHEHGEPRVSDTVHPCETGNYEVGNLDGIDALVEDRIRADSMDTTQREEVRNFDKFHDCHVLIQRILPIGMCGFVDKEISIALFELGTFFQDLCSRTVTRSKLEQLEERAIHILCKLEKIFPPAFFDVMVHLIIHLPREAILEGPVHYRWMYPIERFLGTLKNFVSNRAQPEGSIVEAYIVKECLTFCAMYLDGIETVHNQHERNEDLGDRRKGLTVFTETARPIGQVTRDGEMSQELRHKAHWFLLYNSPEVEKYLEEHKNQLQVSSGHDITRTQQEEFPKWFKERVRYFPISLCAKYYQAVL; the protein is encoded by the exons ATGGACAAGAGTTGGATGAAATTGGGCAGCACCGCTCATGGTAGAACAAGTCAGCTTTATTTCGATGGAGTCAATTCATTTCTTGAATATGCAGCAGCTGTTGGTGATCGGCAAGGTAATATTTTGTGCCCGTGTCGGAAATGTGTGAACTGTCGCCGACAAAATCTTCAAGAAGTGCACCTTCATTTGTTTCAATATGGAATTGTGCAAAGTTATACTACTTGGCATGAACACGGGGAACCACGTGTATCAGATACTGTGCATCCTTGTGAAACGGGAAACTACGAGGTGGGGAATCTCGACGGCATCGATGCCTTGGTGGAAGACAGAATAAGAGCAGACTCAATGGATACGACCCAAAGAGAGGAAGTGCGAAACTTTGATAAATT CCATGATTGCCATGTACTCATACAACGAATTCTTCCAATTGGAATGTGTGGATTTGTGGATAAGGAAATTAGCATAGCACTATTTGAATTAGGTACCTTTTTCCAAGATTTGTGCTCTAGGACAGTGACACGAAGCAAACTTGAACAATTAGAGGAGCGTGCGATCCATATCTTGTGCAAGCTTGAGAAAATATTTCCTCCAGCCTTCTTTGATGTGATGGTCCACTTAATCATTCACTTGCCACGTGAGGCTATTCTTGAAGGACCGGTGCACTATcggtggatgtacccgattgaACG gTTTCTTGGAACTTTAAAAAACTTCGTTTCAAACCGAGCTCAACCAGAAGGTTCCATTGTAGAGGCATATATTGTCAAGGAGTGTTTAACTTTTTGCGCAATGTATCTTGATGGGATCGAAACTGTGCATAATCAACATGAAAGGAATGAAGATTTGGGCGATAGGCGCAAAGGCTTGACAGTGTTCACGGAAACAGCTCGTCCTATTGGGCAAGTCACAAGGGATGGTGAGATGTCACAGGAGCTTCGTCATAAGGCTCACTGGTTCTTGTTGTACAATAGTCCTGAGGTGGAGAAGTATTTAGA GGAGCACAAGAATCAATTACAAGTTTCAAGTGGGCATGACATAACACGTACACAACAGGAAGAATTTCCTAAGTGGTTCAAAGAGAGAGTAAGATATTTTCCGATTTCATTGTGTGCTAAATACTATCAAGCTGTATTATAG
- the LOC131324477 gene encoding uncharacterized protein LOC131324477, whose translation MQVVPQMQLGTSHLQQAPTRNQHDVSPIRERVTRSTPHPDVRTQPPQPHDAEQEIQAAPFVAPVVANRPIRGPTQGLMVQQIFDKEGKLLVPIPQCFRAPVGKFACKLATQIGVEVRTNLEDLTIRRWKAANESVKAPMLQRIKDRFNLEGDPIDIEKAVARQFGRRLSDYTHLLYRKYKKLKSTKGVEYARSHPPSGVGHEQWIGLIDKKWSDTKFQDMWKNCFNKFDWNKSTKNIKNRSEMKSKHRCGSKSIPVRVAAMMQTNGNRVPDLKEVYKSTHFNEDKKMWISEESEKNYRKIIEVEAEHCTEAGVTPITQEELSIKSLKAKSGYIKGLGMRPSSSLRTTIASAANSQYVSHLESLVEEYQKEREAQQQKIDVLSESNK comes from the exons ATGCAAGTGGTACCTCAAATGCAGCTTGGAACATCACATCTTCAACAAGCACCTACCAGAAACCAACATGACGTGAGCCCCATCCGTGAAAGGGTGACCCGATCGACCCCACATCCAGATGTGCGTACCCAACCTCCACAACCTCATGATGCTGAGCAGGAGATTCAGGCAGCCCCCTTTGTAGCACCTGTCG TTGCTAATAGACCTATCCGTGGCCCGACACAAGGTTTAATGGTTCAGCAAATATTCGACAAAGAAGGAAAGCTTCTTGTTCCCATCCCACAGTGTTTTCGTGCACCTGTCGGGAAGTTTGCTTGTAAACTTGCCACACAGATTGGTGTAGAGGTTCGAACAAATTTGGAAGATCTTACTATCCGTAGATGGAAAGCTGCAAATGAAAGTGTGAAGGCACCTATGCTTCAACGCATTAAG GATCGATTTAACTTGGAGGGAGATCCCATTGATATTGAGAAGGCAGTGGCAAGACAATTTGGGCGTAGACTGAGTGATTACACCCATCTGCTTTACAGAAAGTATAAGAAGCTTAAGAGTACTAAGGGGGTAGAGTATGCCAGAAGCCACCCACCATCTGGCGTCGGTCACGAACAGTGGATCGGTCTAATTGATAAGAAATGGAGTGATACCAAATTTCAG GACATGTGGAAAAATTGTTTCAACAAGTTTGATTGG AACAAATCAACTAAAAACATAAAGAACCGGAGCGAAATGAAGTCCAAACATAGATGTGGTTCAAAGTCCATCCCAGTGAGGGTAGCTGCAATG ATGCAAACCAATGGGAATCGTGTGCCAGACTTGAAAGAAGTTTACAAATCTACCCACTTCaatgaagataaaaaaatgTGGATCTCTGAAGAATCCGAAAAGAACTAT AGGAAGATCATAGAGGTAGAGGCTGAACATTGTACTGAGGCTGGTGTGACACCGATTACACAAGAGGAGCTTTCAATAAAGTCGCTCAAGGCAAAATCAGGATACATTAAAGGATTGGGTATGAGGCCTTCCTCATCTCTTAGGACCACTATTGCATCTGCAGCCAACAGTCAATACGTATCGCATCTTGAGTCGCTGGTAGAAGAATATCAAAAGGAAAGGGAAGCACAACAGCAAAAGATAGATGTGCTTTCAGAGTCAAACAAGTAG